One stretch of Prunus persica cultivar Lovell chromosome G1, Prunus_persica_NCBIv2, whole genome shotgun sequence DNA includes these proteins:
- the LOC18793637 gene encoding xyloglucan endotransglucosylase/hydrolase protein 22 — protein sequence MLLMLLLVSSILVCYAGNLNGDFDITWGDGRGKILNNGQLLTLSLDRASGSGFQSKHEYLFGKIDMQIKLVPGNSAGTVTTYYLSSKRSTWDEIDLEFLGNLSGDPYILHTNIYTQGKGDREQQFYLWFDPTSNFHTYSILWNPQRIILSVDGTPIREFKNLEASIGVPFPKSQPMRIFSSLWNADDWATRGGLVKTDWSQAPFTASYQNFNANACVWSSGASSCSSSSSSTSRPTSKSWLKEVLDTSKQERLKWVQKNYMIYNYCIDIKRFPQGLPPECRIKL from the exons ATGTTGTTAATGTTGCTATTGGTTAGTTCCATTTTGGTTTGCTATGCTGGAAACTTGAACGGAGATTTCGACATTACATGGGGAGATGGCCGTGGAAAAATACTCAACAACGGTCAGCTCCTAACCTTGTCACTCGACAGAGCCTCTGGCTCAGGCTTCCAATCCAAGCACGAGTATCTCTTTGGAAAAATTGACATGCAGATCAAGCTTGTCCCTGGAAACTCTGCTGGCACTGTCACTACCTACTAT CTATCATCAAAAAGGTCAACATGGGATGAGATTGATTTGGAGTTCTTGGGGAATCTGAGCGGTGATCCTTACATTCTTCACACCAATATATATACCCAAGGCAAAGGCGATAGAGAGCAACAATTCTACCTCTGGTTCGACCCCACCTCTAATTTTCATACCTACTCTATCCTCTGGAATCCCCAACGCATCAT ATTATCTGTTGATGGCACACCCATTAGAGAGTTCAAGAACCTAGAGGCATCCATTGGAGTTCCTTTCCCAAAGAGCCAACCAATGAGGATTTTCTCTAGCCTCTGGAATGCTGATGACTGGGCAACAAGAGGAGGGCTGGTCAAGACAGATTGGTCACAAGCTCCATTCACAGCCTCCTATCAAAACTTCAACGCCAATGCTTGCGTATGGTCTTCTGGTGCATCTTCTTGTagctcatcatcatcttcgaCGTCAAGACCTACCAGTAAATCGTGGCTCAAAGAAGTTCTTGATACCTCAAAGCAAGAGAGGCTCAAGTGGGTCCAAAAGAATTACATGATCTATAACTATTGTATAGATATAAAGCGCTTCCCACAAGGCCTCCCTCCTGAATGTAGAATAAAACTCTAG
- the LOC18793282 gene encoding probable xyloglucan endotransglucosylase/hydrolase protein 23 gives MASLKSSFSFILLIALLAASSLVVASAGNFNQDFQITWGDGRAKILNNGELLTLSLDKASGSGFQSKNEYLFGKIDMQLKLVPGNSAGTVTAYYLSSKGSTWDEIDFEFLGNLSGDPYILHTNVFSQGKGNREQQFYLWFDPTADFHTYSILWNPQRIVFSVDGTPIREFKNQESNGVPFPKNQPMRIYSSLWNADDWATRGGLIKTDWSRAPFTASYRNFNANNACVSSNGASSCSSSSSQNSSSSASTSNAWLSEELDLTRQERLRWVQKNYMIYNYCTDAKRFPQGLPTECKS, from the exons ATGGCTTCCCTCAAATCATCTTTTTCATTCATACTACTGATTGCTCTTCTTGCTGCTAGCTCTTTGGTGGTTGCCTCTGCTGGTAACTTCAACCAGGACTTTCAGATAACATGGGGAGACGGTCGAGCTAAGATTCTCAACAATGGCGAGCTTCTTACTCTCTCACTTGACAAAGCCTCTGGCTCTGGCTTTCAATCCAAAAATGAGTATTTGTTTGGCAAGATTGATATGCAGCTCAAGCTTGTCCCTGGAAATTCTGCTGGCACTGTCACAGCCTACTAT TTATCCTCAAAGGGTTCAACCTGGGATGAGATAGATTTTGAGTTCTTGGGGAACTTGAGTGGTGATCCTTACATTCTTCACACCAATGTCTTCAGCCAAGGCAAAGGAAACAGAGAGCAACAATTCTATCTCTGGTTTGACCCAACTGCTGATTTCCACACCTATTCAATTCTTTGGAACCCACAGCGCATTGT CTTCTCTGTAGATGGCACTCCCATCAGAGAGTTCAAGAACCAAGAATCCAACGGTGTTCCGTTTCCAAAGAACCAACCAATGAGGATCTATTCAAGCCTATGGAATGCAGATGATTGGGCCACAAGGGGTGGGCTTATCAAAACAGATTGGAGCAGAGCTCCTTTCACTGCTTCCTACAGGAACTTCAATGCCAACAATGCTTGTGTTTCATCAAATGGAGCTTCTTCATGCAGCTCATCGTCATCTCAAAATTCTTCCTCTTCTGCATCAACTAGCAACGCATGGCTCTCAGAAGAGCTTGATTTAACAAGGCAGGAGAGGCTGAGATGGGTGCAGAAAAACTACATGATCTATAATTACTGCACTGACGCTAAGCGATTTCCCCAGGGCCTCCCTACAGAATGCAAGTCATAA